One window of the Synechococcus sp. CC9311 genome contains the following:
- the glmM gene encoding phosphoglucosamine mutase has product MAEAAIHPLGQLPKPSKISFGTDGLRGRVDTMLTPALALQVGYWCGRVLQAEGPVLIGMDSRSSGSMLVAALTAGLTASGREVWTLGLCPTPAVPGLIRRYSAAGGLMVSASHNPPEDNGIKVFGATGSKLSPERQQAIEAGLCGGDGSGMALAASGAARHRPELLDDYRASLLSSVGQHRLDGVPIVLDLCWGSATACGAEVFSALGADLTVLHGDPDGTRINVNCGSTHLEALRRAVIEKGAAMGFGFDGDADRMLAVDGQGRVVDGDHVLFLWGSVLQEQGQLPDQRLVATVMSNLGFERAWQARGGLLDRTPVGDQHVHAEMVRTGAALGGEQSGHILSSAHGLAGDGVLTALQIASLCHAQQLSLAEWVDQSFQAYPQKLVNVRVENRERRKGWADCAPLSSLVQEAEASMAEDGRVLVRASGTEPLLRVMVEAADQAVVDHWTSSLAAAAELHLNAS; this is encoded by the coding sequence ATGGCTGAAGCTGCCATCCATCCTTTGGGGCAACTCCCAAAGCCATCGAAGATCAGCTTTGGGACCGATGGCTTGCGTGGTCGGGTGGACACCATGCTCACTCCGGCCTTGGCTCTTCAGGTTGGGTACTGGTGTGGACGCGTGCTTCAAGCCGAGGGGCCTGTGCTGATTGGCATGGATTCGCGAAGTAGCGGAAGCATGTTGGTCGCGGCACTCACCGCAGGCCTGACGGCTTCAGGCAGAGAGGTTTGGACTTTGGGACTGTGTCCCACGCCCGCTGTGCCAGGTTTGATTCGCCGCTATTCAGCTGCCGGTGGCTTGATGGTCTCGGCGAGCCACAACCCTCCGGAAGACAACGGCATCAAGGTGTTTGGAGCCACTGGCAGCAAGTTGTCTCCTGAACGTCAGCAGGCGATTGAAGCTGGTCTGTGTGGTGGAGATGGCTCTGGGATGGCGTTGGCGGCATCAGGAGCTGCACGCCATCGTCCTGAACTTCTTGACGACTACCGCGCGAGCTTGCTGTCCAGTGTTGGGCAGCATCGACTCGATGGTGTGCCCATCGTGCTGGATCTCTGCTGGGGGTCGGCAACAGCCTGTGGCGCAGAGGTGTTTTCTGCCCTTGGCGCCGATCTCACGGTGTTGCACGGTGATCCGGACGGAACAAGGATCAATGTGAATTGCGGATCCACCCACCTTGAGGCTTTACGCCGCGCCGTGATCGAGAAGGGCGCCGCCATGGGTTTTGGCTTCGATGGGGATGCCGATCGGATGTTGGCGGTTGATGGCCAAGGACGGGTGGTGGATGGCGACCATGTCCTCTTTCTCTGGGGGTCGGTTTTGCAAGAGCAGGGACAGCTCCCTGATCAGCGCTTGGTGGCCACGGTGATGTCAAATTTGGGGTTTGAGCGGGCTTGGCAGGCGCGCGGTGGGCTCCTGGACCGGACACCGGTGGGAGACCAGCATGTGCATGCCGAGATGGTCCGCACGGGGGCAGCTCTTGGCGGCGAGCAATCAGGTCACATCCTCTCTTCCGCCCATGGTTTGGCTGGTGATGGTGTCTTGACCGCTCTTCAGATTGCGAGCCTCTGCCATGCACAGCAGCTCTCCTTGGCCGAGTGGGTGGATCAGAGCTTTCAGGCCTATCCCCAAAAACTGGTGAATGTGCGCGTCGAGAATCGCGAACGCAGAAAGGGTTGGGCGGACTGTGCGCCTCTCTCTTCTCTGGTTCAAGAAGCGGAGGCTTCGATGGCTGAAGACGGACGTGTGCTGGTGCGGGCGAGTGGGACAGAACCACTGCTGCGTGTGATGGTTGAGGCTGCCGATCAAGCGGTGGTCGATCACTGGACCTCCAGCTTGGCGGCAGCAGCAGAGCTGCATCTCAACGCCTCATGA
- a CDS encoding BadF/BadG/BcrA/BcrD ATPase family protein — protein sequence MSDALILAGFDAGQTHCRCKLSRWHNGNWQPLGEGKGSGVSHLQANEGETRFVEAIRSSLDAANPSGLEINAAAVGASGVEQGTALQDRASELLAASLALPIEHCIATGDERIALRGAFPNDAGIVLISGTGMIVVGRNASGLEQRCGGWGWQLDGAGAAFDLGHQGLQLSLRMADGRLPDGPLRNQLWQVLGCRTAAAIKAFVVQPNYQPAQLAQLAPLVSAAAEAGNIEAKAILDRSGDALAEAVQAVASSLGLTQPVLCARGGALLNLAPLQQAVNTSLRRRQVDARWDDRSGDACDGALTLALERCRS from the coding sequence ATGAGCGACGCCCTGATTTTGGCTGGTTTCGATGCTGGCCAAACCCATTGCCGCTGCAAGTTGAGCCGATGGCATAACGGGAACTGGCAACCGCTAGGCGAAGGCAAGGGCAGTGGCGTCAGCCATCTACAAGCCAACGAGGGCGAAACACGGTTCGTGGAGGCCATTCGCAGCAGCCTGGATGCCGCCAATCCCAGCGGACTTGAGATCAACGCTGCCGCTGTTGGTGCCAGCGGAGTGGAGCAGGGCACAGCACTTCAGGACCGCGCAAGCGAGCTGCTGGCAGCCAGTCTCGCGTTACCAATCGAGCACTGCATCGCCACTGGCGACGAACGCATCGCTCTGCGTGGAGCATTCCCCAACGATGCCGGCATCGTGCTGATCAGCGGCACGGGAATGATCGTGGTTGGACGCAACGCCAGCGGCCTTGAACAACGTTGTGGGGGATGGGGATGGCAACTGGATGGGGCTGGCGCTGCCTTTGATCTCGGCCATCAGGGGCTGCAGCTCAGCCTGCGCATGGCCGATGGCCGACTCCCAGACGGACCGCTCCGCAACCAGTTGTGGCAAGTTCTCGGTTGCCGCACAGCCGCAGCGATCAAGGCCTTCGTTGTGCAGCCGAACTACCAACCAGCCCAGCTCGCCCAATTGGCCCCCCTCGTCTCGGCCGCCGCTGAAGCAGGCAATATTGAGGCCAAGGCCATACTCGACCGCTCCGGCGATGCCCTTGCCGAAGCCGTACAAGCCGTGGCTTCTTCCCTGGGGCTCACTCAGCCAGTGCTCTGTGCAAGAGGTGGCGCACTGCTGAATCTGGCGCCCCTTCAACAAGCCGTAAACACGTCTTTACGCCGTCGCCAGGTCGATGCTCGCTGGGACGACCGGAGTGGTGACGCCTGCGATGGAGCGCTCACGCTGGCTCTCGAACGCTGCAGATCATGA
- a CDS encoding IctB family putative bicarbonate transporter: protein MAEAPAPPPLLLSWQGVLPASEQQRRRLSWLASILLMVLLAGLPFLTRTGLGLVVLACGALWILWSSVSQPQRIGAISAWVLLFLGIALLATGFSPVPAAATKGLIKLLSYLGVYALMRQLLAERPDWWDRLVAALLGGELLTSVMALRQLYGPTEELARWADPNSVAAGTIRIYGPLGNPNLLAGYLVPILPLALVALIRWNGWGARCYAAVALGLGATATLFSYSRGGWLGMLAALGVLLLLLVLRAIRNWPKLWRRLVPIALLVLAGVALAIAVTQVDPIRTRVASLLAGRGDSSNNFRINVWLAAVEMIQDRPWLGIGPGNAAFNAVYPLYQQPKFNALSAYSVPLELLVETGIPGLIAALGLAGASLRNGLRALRSTAALALPWLGCLAAIAGLVIQGATDTIFFRPEVQIIGWFCLATLSQAQQATQTDP, encoded by the coding sequence ATGGCTGAGGCTCCGGCCCCACCACCTTTGTTGCTGAGCTGGCAAGGAGTCCTGCCCGCTAGTGAGCAGCAGCGACGGCGCCTGAGTTGGTTAGCCAGCATCCTGCTCATGGTTCTGCTCGCAGGACTGCCCTTCCTCACCCGAACGGGGTTAGGCCTTGTGGTTCTGGCCTGCGGAGCGCTGTGGATCCTCTGGTCCAGCGTGAGCCAACCTCAGCGCATCGGTGCCATCAGCGCCTGGGTGCTCTTGTTTCTTGGCATCGCCTTGCTCGCCACGGGGTTCTCCCCTGTTCCGGCTGCAGCAACAAAAGGCCTGATCAAGCTGCTCAGCTACCTCGGCGTCTATGCCCTGATGCGCCAGCTGCTGGCCGAGCGACCCGACTGGTGGGACCGGCTCGTGGCCGCATTGCTGGGCGGCGAATTGCTCACCAGCGTGATGGCCTTGCGCCAGCTCTACGGACCCACCGAGGAGCTGGCACGCTGGGCCGATCCCAATTCTGTAGCCGCAGGCACGATCAGGATCTACGGACCCCTCGGCAACCCCAATCTGCTGGCGGGATATCTGGTGCCAATCCTTCCATTAGCGCTCGTTGCCTTGATCCGCTGGAATGGCTGGGGGGCACGCTGCTATGCAGCGGTTGCACTGGGGTTAGGAGCTACCGCCACCCTGTTTAGCTATAGCCGCGGGGGCTGGCTGGGCATGCTCGCGGCCCTTGGTGTGCTGCTGCTGCTGCTCGTGTTGCGTGCCATTCGCAACTGGCCAAAACTTTGGCGACGTCTCGTCCCCATCGCCCTGCTGGTGCTTGCTGGAGTGGCCTTAGCAATCGCGGTCACGCAGGTGGATCCGATTCGCACGCGAGTCGCCAGCTTGCTAGCTGGACGAGGCGATAGCTCTAACAACTTCCGCATCAACGTGTGGTTGGCCGCAGTGGAGATGATTCAAGACCGCCCCTGGCTGGGCATCGGACCAGGCAACGCCGCATTTAATGCCGTTTACCCCCTCTATCAACAGCCAAAATTCAATGCCCTGAGTGCCTATTCCGTTCCTCTAGAGCTCCTGGTTGAAACGGGCATTCCAGGCTTGATCGCTGCGCTTGGGTTGGCTGGAGCCAGTCTTCGCAACGGCCTTAGAGCGCTGCGCTCAACGGCTGCCCTGGCGTTGCCCTGGCTGGGCTGCCTCGCCGCGATCGCTGGACTGGTCATTCAAGGCGCTACGGACACCATTTTCTTCCGACCAGAAGTGCAAATCATCGGTTGGTTTTGCCTGGCAACCCTGAGTCAGGCCCAACAAGCCACCCAGACAGACCCATGA
- the trmB gene encoding tRNA (guanosine(46)-N7)-methyltransferase TrmB codes for MRQHVNPLSRFFQLPLELPAPHELFEHPNLPIHLDIGCARGFFLLELAAMQPERNHLGVEIRRPLVQAAQHDRDRQEQHNLHFLFCNANISLEAWMAALPPDQLQLVSIQFPDPWFKQRHRKRRVLQPALLLAIAAALHPGRHLFLQSDVLAVIEPMVALVELSNCFARPKDDPQPWRSSNPLPVATERERYVQEQGQPTYRVLFERTQAELPALRDLEMAWQQVDNSKDAAPTPHG; via the coding sequence ATGCGCCAGCACGTCAATCCCCTCAGCCGCTTCTTTCAGTTGCCGCTGGAACTCCCGGCGCCGCATGAGCTGTTTGAGCATCCCAACCTGCCGATCCATCTCGATATTGGTTGCGCTCGAGGCTTTTTTCTGTTGGAGCTGGCGGCGATGCAGCCCGAGCGCAACCATCTCGGAGTTGAGATCCGCCGGCCTTTGGTGCAAGCCGCCCAACACGATCGCGACCGGCAGGAACAGCACAACCTTCATTTTTTATTTTGCAACGCCAATATCAGCCTTGAGGCTTGGATGGCAGCGTTGCCGCCAGACCAGTTGCAGCTAGTAAGCATTCAATTCCCAGATCCCTGGTTCAAACAACGCCATCGCAAACGTCGAGTGCTGCAACCCGCCCTCTTGCTTGCCATCGCTGCAGCACTCCATCCCGGCCGACACCTGTTTCTGCAAAGTGATGTGTTGGCAGTGATCGAACCGATGGTGGCCCTCGTGGAACTCTCCAACTGCTTTGCGCGCCCGAAAGACGATCCACAGCCTTGGCGATCCAGTAATCCCTTGCCCGTAGCAACGGAACGGGAGCGCTACGTCCAGGAACAGGGACAACCCACCTATCGCGTGCTGTTTGAGCGCACCCAGGCTGAGCTTCCAGCATTAAGGGATCTGGAGATGGCTTGGCAACAGGTTGATAATTCCAAAGACGCTGCACCCACACCTCATGGCTGA
- a CDS encoding FIST N-terminal domain-containing protein codes for MVPFNPLDWFRGSGAQAKCRTALSGCASLEEATKDVSNQLGSEKGDLALVFVSSHFASDLPRLLPLLSQRLQAEHWIGFVGGGVVGTDSAGRSQELEQTTALSITLLNLPGAQLKPFQLDTGSLPDLDGPVQNWQDWVSVDPTNSRSLLLFIDPSCGAINDLISGLDYAYPNAAIIGGIAAPHNASHGSLLLNGQIINGAAGVSIGGDWVLDPVVAQGCRPIGPVFAIEQAQRNVLLELSDGDRRDNPVACLQRVLADLNAEDRELVQHSLFLGVERRNLMQECPSDFLVRNLIGVDPRNGAVAVAERVRPGQHVQFQLREAQSSRQEARQLLEVSQERCPFPPPLCGLLFACLGRGSGLFGEANGDVSIARDVMPNLPIAGAFCNGEIGPLSNTTYLHGYTACWGLLRHAPLAESTEG; via the coding sequence ATGGTTCCGTTCAACCCCCTCGATTGGTTCCGAGGCTCCGGAGCCCAGGCCAAATGCCGAACTGCACTCAGTGGCTGTGCCTCTTTGGAAGAGGCAACGAAAGACGTCAGCAATCAACTTGGCTCGGAAAAAGGCGATTTAGCCCTGGTGTTTGTTTCCAGCCATTTCGCTAGCGATCTCCCGCGGTTGCTCCCGCTTCTCAGCCAACGACTCCAGGCCGAACACTGGATCGGTTTTGTTGGAGGCGGCGTTGTTGGAACGGACAGTGCCGGACGATCGCAAGAGCTGGAACAGACCACGGCCCTCAGCATCACCCTCTTAAATCTCCCTGGAGCTCAGCTGAAGCCGTTTCAACTAGACACTGGCTCTCTCCCGGACCTTGATGGACCGGTTCAAAACTGGCAGGACTGGGTCAGCGTGGACCCAACAAACAGCCGATCCCTGCTGCTGTTCATCGATCCCAGTTGCGGAGCGATCAACGACCTCATCAGCGGCCTGGATTACGCCTATCCCAACGCTGCGATCATCGGTGGCATTGCCGCACCCCATAACGCCAGCCATGGATCCCTACTCCTCAATGGTCAGATCATCAATGGTGCCGCAGGGGTGAGCATAGGTGGCGACTGGGTTCTTGATCCGGTCGTTGCCCAGGGCTGCCGACCGATTGGTCCCGTGTTTGCGATCGAACAAGCCCAGCGCAACGTCCTGCTGGAACTCAGCGATGGTGATCGTCGCGACAATCCTGTGGCCTGCTTGCAACGCGTCCTGGCCGATCTCAATGCGGAGGACAGAGAGCTGGTGCAGCACTCCCTGTTCCTTGGGGTGGAACGTCGCAATTTGATGCAGGAGTGCCCCAGCGATTTTCTGGTGCGCAATCTGATTGGCGTCGACCCTCGCAATGGTGCAGTCGCGGTAGCTGAGCGGGTCCGCCCAGGCCAACACGTGCAGTTTCAGCTCCGAGAAGCGCAGTCATCAAGGCAGGAGGCACGCCAGCTGCTGGAGGTCAGCCAAGAGCGTTGTCCCTTCCCTCCTCCCCTTTGCGGTCTGTTGTTTGCCTGCCTCGGTCGAGGGAGCGGGCTGTTTGGAGAAGCCAACGGGGATGTTTCGATCGCTCGTGACGTGATGCCCAATCTTCCAATCGCCGGAGCGTTCTGCAACGGAGAGATCGGCCCCTTGAGCAACACCACCTACCTGCATGGTTACACCGCTTGCTGGGGCTTACTCCGCCACGCACCGCTGGCTGAGTCAACTGAGGGCTGA
- a CDS encoding DUF3177 family protein → MPDLPYRSLVWLTYRLGATFALGVPLVLLIWAGVRREPAMVRLLSLYWKVASLLPISVLLLTDRRPIGYVMAFIAPVLMVVSVWFWVDLNEELADSAPGSALPLTVRIWRWALSGFALLAAGMSATALRCANQLSGPECMAWLEGPQGLHRVAERLFDFVFGGQWSEAVAAFIGYVALVAYVVGLLQWLLVRLPRQGRVAGEF, encoded by the coding sequence GTGCCTGATCTCCCCTATCGCAGTTTGGTCTGGCTTACCTATCGCCTGGGTGCAACATTTGCCCTGGGTGTTCCGCTTGTTTTGCTGATTTGGGCAGGGGTGCGGCGTGAGCCAGCCATGGTGCGATTGCTGAGTTTGTATTGGAAGGTGGCAAGCCTGCTGCCCATCAGTGTGTTGCTGCTCACCGATCGGCGGCCGATCGGATATGTCATGGCCTTCATTGCCCCAGTGCTGATGGTGGTTTCGGTTTGGTTCTGGGTGGATCTCAATGAAGAACTGGCCGACAGCGCACCGGGTAGTGCCCTACCGCTGACCGTTCGCATTTGGCGCTGGGCGCTCAGCGGATTTGCCTTGCTTGCGGCGGGGATGTCGGCAACAGCGTTGCGCTGTGCAAACCAACTGAGCGGTCCTGAGTGCATGGCCTGGCTGGAAGGTCCCCAGGGATTGCATCGTGTGGCGGAACGTTTGTTCGACTTCGTCTTCGGGGGGCAGTGGAGTGAGGCAGTTGCCGCATTCATCGGCTACGTGGCTTTAGTGGCGTATGTGGTGGGGCTTCTCCAATGGCTCCTCGTGCGCCTGCCGCGTCAGGGGCGGGTGGCTGGTGAGTTCTGA